Proteins encoded within one genomic window of Vigna radiata var. radiata cultivar VC1973A unplaced genomic scaffold, Vradiata_ver6 scaffold_411, whole genome shotgun sequence:
- the LOC106755456 gene encoding loricrin-like gives MVVAVVVVVMVVVATLVVAVMVVVVVVVVVGYVVGGICACGGDCGSGYGGGGGGSGGGGLGCGGGGGDDGGDGGCGGTCSCCATALLRRLRGAAPAAPAAPATAQNWWKYAASMAFLSLSNGVISEMWEHGWMLECVNAIQYLANGVISNRRMFTGAPLASGGRGSCGCRWGVSGGGGSSGGRGSCGCRWGVSGGGDAGGYRGGGGFGCCGGGGGGDGGDGGFSGGGCGAGGGSIGNGGGCYGGGDGGGCYGGSGGGGGDCGNDDDGCGVCGGGGGGCGGWSRCS, from the exons ATGGTTGTGGCAGTGGTTGTGGTTgttatggtggtggtggcaaCTCTGGTGGTGGCGGTCATGGTCGTGGTCGTGGTAGTGGTTGTGGTTGGTTATGTTGTTGGTGGCATCTGTGCGTGTGGCGGCGACTGTGGCAGTGgttatggtggtggtggcggtggtagtggtggtggtggtttaGGTTGTGGTGGCGGAGGCGGTGACgatggtggtgatggtggttgtggtg GCACCTGCTCTTGCTGCGCAACGGCTCTCCTACGCCGCCTTCGGGGTGCTGCCCCCGCTGCACCTGCTGCTCCAGCAACAGCACAAAACTGGTGGAAGTATGccgcatcaatggcattcctgaGTCTCTCAAATGGGG TGATATCTGAGATGTGGGAGCACGGTTGGATGTTGGAATGTGTGAACGCCATCCAGTATCTGGCCAATGGTGTCATATCCAACCGTCGAATGTTCACCGGTGCACCGCTagc ttcTGGTGGTCGTGGTAGTTGCGGTTGTCGTTGGGgtgttagtggtggtggtggtagttcTGGTGGTCGTGGTAGTTGCGGTTGTCGTTGGGgtgttagtggtggtggtgatgcTGGTGGTTATCGTGGCGGAGGCGGTTttggttgttgtggtggtggaggtggtggtgatggtggtgatggtggtttTAGTGGTGGTGGGTGTGGTGCTGGTGGTGGCAGCATCGGCAATGGTGGTGGTTGttatggtggtggtgatggtggtggttgttatggtggtagtggtggtggggGCGGCGATTGCGGCAACGATGATGATGGTTGTGGTGTTTGTGGTGGCGgcggtggtggttgtggtggttggAGTCGTTGTAGTTAG